Part of the Longimicrobiales bacterium genome is shown below.
TCGAGGGCGAGGGGCTCACACAGCGCGACAACGTGTACTACAGCGCTGATTATGAAAATGCTGAACGTCGACTTCAATTCGACATCGATGCCGCGTTCAATGCAATCGACATCGTCTGGGTAGACAACGACCAGGCACGATAAAGGAGGATCGGATGCTCACCTCACTGCTCACACTGTTGGTCGTCGGACTCGTCGCGCTCGTCGCGGTAGGCGTCGTGCTGGCGCTGATCGGCGCGGTGCTGGGTATCGCATTCGGTCTTGCGGGCTTCCTGCTGTTCAAGGTCGCGCCCGTCGTGCTGATCGGCTACATCGTGATGCGCTTCCTCACACCCAAGCAGAAGCGGCTGTCGGCCGAGGATCGTCGCTGGCTCGAGAGCTGATTCGTTTCTGCCAGAGTTGTGGTTTTTCTACCACCGAGAGCACAGAGGACACTGAGAACGGCACGAGACGACGAGGGCGTCTCCAGATCCACCTTGTCACGCTTTCGTTGTTTGTGTTGACGTAGAAATGAAAGGGCCGTGTCCGCGGAAGGTGGACACGGCCTTTTTCTGTTTGACTCTGTGTGCTCAGTGCTCTCTGTGGTTGACTGCAGTTCCCGCGACGTGGACGGTAACGACAGCGGTTCTCTCAACGCCGAGGAGCGCAGCGGCGCTGCCATTGCGGACGGCGATCTCGAGCATGCCATCGGACCCGGTAAGGGCGAGGAGACTGCCGGGCACGACGTCGGAGTAGGTCGAGCGAAGTGCGCCGATCTCGCGGCCTGCGATCGACACGCGCGCCGTGCTGTCGACCCAGTCGGCAGGAATGCTGGTGATCAGGTTGCCGAAGCGATCGATGTACTCCACGACACCTTCGATGCCTGTTCCGTCGCGGCGCGGTGCGGGCAGCTCCAGCAGGATGGGGTCCTGAATCGACGGACCAAGCTCCTCGAGCCGGACGCCGCGGGCGAGCCACGCGGCTGCGGGAGCGAAGATGTCGCGGCCGTGGAACGTGGTGGACACTTCCGTGCGCCGGTATGCGGCCGCATCCAGCTCGACGACGCGTGCGGATGCTGCGCGCTGCAGCACGCGCGTGAGCACGCCGTTGTCGGGCGCGACGTAGTGCTGCTCGTCGATCCGGGCGGCGAGGGCTCGACGTGAGCTCCCGACACCCGGATCGACGACGACGAGGTGGATGGTGCCGCGAGGCTGATAGAGCGCGTAGCGCGCAAGCACGTAGGCTGCGGCGTGGACGTCGCCTGGCGCGATGTCGTGCGTGGCGTCCTCGACACTGGCACGCGGTGAGATGCCGGCGACGATGCCCCGCATTGCCGCGGGGTAGCCATCACGCGTGCCGAAGTCGGTGAGCAGGACGATCCGCGCCGGTGCGTCGGCCGGCTCCGGCGCGGATGGGTGCGGCTGCTCGTCCGCGGGCATGGCGCCGTTCAGCCCTGTGCTGTGACGGCGCCTTCGAGCGCGTGGATGACCTGTTCCGCGATCGCGGTGAACGCGCGGCCGGCGTCGGAGTCCGGGGCGGAGATCGCCGTCGGCTTCCCTTCATCGCCTGCGATGCGGACTTCCGGATCGAGCGGCACGGAGCCGAGCAGCGCGAGGTGCATGTCTCTGGCGAGGACGGCGCCTCCGCCGTGACCGAAGACATCGATATGCTCGCCGCAGTGGGGGCAGTGCATGCCGGCCATGTTTTCGACGATGCCGAGCAACGGGGTGCGCACGCGCTCGAACATGCGCACGGCACGTCGCACGTCGCCGGTGGAAACGTCCTGCGGCGTGGTGACGAGCACGGCACCCTGCACGTTGACCGTCTGCACCAGGGAAAGCTGCGCGTCACCTGTGCCGGGTGGCATGTCGACCACGAGGTAGTCGAGCTCGCCCCACTCGACCTGCTCGATGAACTGCTTGAGGATGCCCGAGATGAGCGGCCCACGCATGATCGCGGGCTGCTCCGGCTCGAGCAGGAAGCCCAGGCTCATGAGCTTGACGCCGTGACGCTCGAGCGGGACGATCTTCTCCTCGCCCTTGGCGCCGGTCACCTTCGGCCGTCCCTCCTCGCCGAACATCAGCGGGACGTCGGGTCCGTAGACGTCCGCGTCGAGCAGGCCGACGCGCAGCCCCTTCTGTGCCAGTGCAGCGGCGAGGTTGACCGCCACGGTCGACTTGCCGACACCGCCCTTGCCGGAGCTGACCGCAATCACGTGCTCGATGTTGCGGACCAGCTGCGGGTCCGGCTGCGGCGCGGGAACCGAGTGCGGCTGCCGCTGGCGCTGCTGCGGCTGCGGCGCGTTCGGCAGTTTTACGTCGATCTTGACCTTGCTGACCCCGCCGACTGCCTCGGCCGTCGCGCGCACGTCGCGCACGAGTGTGCCGGGATCCTCGGGCTGGAGCAGGAACTGAATGCGGACCTTGCCGTCCGGGTCCGCCTCGAGCGCGGTGATGTGGCCCCCGCTGACCACGTCCTGCCCGGTCCTCGGGTTCTCCACGCCGCTCAGTGCGTCGCGCACCGCCGCGAGCAGTGCGTCACGATCGATTGCCATCACAATCCCCCAGTAAAAACGGCCGGCACCCCCGGGGCGCCGGCCGTAACGCAGCCGTACGTCACATTGGAATCAGAGGGCGACGATGCCGGTCACTTCCGGCACGGCGAGCATGATCCGCCGCTCGATGCCCTGCTTCAGCGTCAGGGTCGAGATCGGGCACGAGCCGCAGGCACCAACCAGCCGCAGCTGAACGATGCCGTCGTCTTCATCGTAGTCGATGAACTCGACGTCGCCCCCGTCGGAACGGAGCGCGGGGCGGAGCGAATCCAGGACATCCTCGATCTTGTCGCGTGCGGTCGTGCTCATCTACAGCCCTCCGTGAGCCGAATCTATCCGGCGCCTGCTACCCCGGTCAATCGGACGGGTTCAGACCGCGCCCGGTGTGCGGTCCGCGATCGACTTGCCCTGCATGAACAGGATCAGGTAATCGGGGCCGCCCGCCTTGGAATCCGTGCCGGACATGTTGAAACCGCCGAACGGCTGGACGCCGACCAGCGCGCCCGTGCATTTCCGGTTGAGGTACAGGTTGCCCACGTGGAACTCGTTGCGCGCGCGCTCCAGCCGCTCGGGATCCAGCGTGTACACGGCGCCCGTGAGGCCGAACTCGGTGCCGTTGGCGATGTCCAGCGCGTCGTCGTAGTCCCTGGCGCGGATGAACGCGAGCACCGGCCCGAAGATCTCCTCCTGCGCCACGCGTGCATCCGGCTTCACGTCCGCGACGATCGTCGGCCCGATGTGGAAGCCGTCCTCACCGTCGCCGGACTCGCCCCGCAGCACCATGCGGCCTTCCTTCTCGCCGAGCTCGATGTAGCTGCGGATCTTGTCGAATGCCTTGCGCTCGATCACGGCGCCCATGTTCGTATCCGGCTCGCGCGGGTCACCGATCTTCAGCGTCTTCGTCCGCTCGGCCACCTTGTCGAGGACCTCGTCGTAGACCTTGTCGACGATGATCGCGCGCGAGCATGCGGAGCACTTCTGCCCCTGGAACCCGAACGCGGCCGCGACGATGCCGTCGGCGGCTGCATCGAGGTCCGCCGTCTCGTCGACGACGATGGCATCCTTGCCGCCCATCTCGAGGATCGTGCGCTTCAGCCAGACCTGGCCGGGATGTACCTTCGCGGCACGCTCGAAGATGCGCATGCCGATCTCCTTGGAGCCCGTGAATGCAACGAAGCGCGTGCGCGGGTGATCGACCATCGTGTCACCCAGCAGTCCGCCCGGGCCGGTGATGTAGTTGACGACACCCGGCGGCAGGCCGGCCTCCTCGATGAAGAGGCGCGCGAAGATCGCCGCAATGATCGGCGAGGTGTGCGCTGGCTTGAGCACAGCAGTGTTGCCGGTGACCACGGCGGCCATGGTCATTCCGCCCATGATCGCGCCGGGGAAGTTCCAGGGCGGGATGATCGCGCCGACGCCCAGCGGGATGTAGCGCATCTGGTTGTGCTCGCCGGACACCTGGGTCACCGGCGCGCCGTCGGCGAGTCGCAGCATCTCGCGGCCATAGTACTCGGCGAAGTCGATGAGCTCGGCTACGTCCGCGTCCGCCTCGACCCAGTTCTTGCTGACCTCGTAGATCATCCACGCGGCCAGCTCGAACTTGCGCTCGCGGATCTTCGCGGCCGTCCGGAACAGACCCTCGGCGCGCTCGCGCGGGTCCGTGTGCTGCCACGCCTGGAACGCGCGGTCCGCGGCCTCGATCGCCTGGCGCGCGTGCTCGTCGGTGCCGCGCACCGTGCAGCCGACCACGATCGAGCGATCGAACGGGCTGCGCACCTCGTCCAGCGGCCCGTCAGTGATTTCCTTGCCGTCGATGATCATCGGCCAGGTGCGACCGAGCTGGCCACGCACCTGCTCCAGCGCCTGCTCCATCGCCTTCCGGTTTTCCGGCTTCGTGAAGTCGGTGAGCGGCTCGTTCCTGAACTCGGATACCATTTGTCTCTCCCATGGCGGCAGCGCGCCGCCCGGCTGTCGGTCTGCTGCGGGTTCACGCCGGCGTTCCTCCGGCACGCCGGAAGATAGCCCATGTGTCAAATCGACACAAACCATTGCTGGATGCCGAGTTAAGGGCGCGGGGTCAGTCGGTCCGGCGCTCCGCGACACGCCGCACGATCCGCGAGCCGTGGTCGCGGCCGTTCTCGATGAAGACCTTGTTCGCGTCGTTGCCGGCGACGATCACGCCAGCCACGAACACACCCGGGACGTCGGTCTCCATCGTGTCGGGATCATGACCGGGGATGCCGGTGAGCGGATCGATGCGGACGCCGAGGCTGCGGAGAAGCGACGGGTCGGGGGTGTACCCGGTCATTGCGAGGACGAAATCGTTGCTCAGCTCCTCAGTCGCCCCGTCCTTGCTGCGGATGACCACGCTCTCGGGGCGGATCTCCATGATGCGGCTGGACCAGCGTGCGTCGATGGCGCCGGAGCGGAGGCGCCCCTCGATATCGGGTCGCACCCATGGCTTGATGTTGGCGTCCAGCTGCGGCAGGAAATGCACGATGGTCACGTGCGCACCCCAGCGATGCAGCTCGAGCGCAGCATCGACAGCCGAGTTCCCGCCCCCCACGACGACCACGTCCTGCTGAAAGAAATCGTGTCCTTCGCGGTAGTCGTGGCGCACCTTCGGGAGCTGCTCCCCTGGCACGCCGAGCAGGTTGGGGTGATCGAAATAGCCTGTGGCAACGACGATGCTGGATGCGGCGCGGAGGTGCTCCTCCCCGCTCAGCGCGCGCGAGCGCACGATGAAGCCGGCAGAGCGTTGCTCGACGGCGATCACTTCCTCGTACTGGCGGACGTTGATGCCGAAGTGCGGCACGAGCCGCTGGTAGTAGCGCAGCGCCTCGCGCCGGGTCGGCTTGTCACCGGTCGGCAGGAACGGCACACCTCCGATCTCGAGTCGATCGGCGGTGCTGAAGAAGGTCATGAACGTCGGGTAGCGCGCGATGGACGAGGCGACGCACCCCTTGTCGATGAGCAGGCAGCGGACGCCGTGTTCGGCTGCCGCCGCACCGACCCCGATGCCGCACGGCCCCGCACCGATGACAATGATGTCCCACGGCTCGCGCGGTTCCTGCTCAGATGTCATCGCGCCAGCGTTCCACGTTGCGCGTGTACTCGTCGACGAGCGCCGAGGCTCCCTCCTCGTCGGGTGCTTCCGCAGTCACGACGAAATACGGTTTGTCGGAGTGCGGTATCACCAGCGCCCAGGTCTGCTCGTCGCGCCAGATCTTGACGCCGTCGACGAGCTGCCGCTCCTCGTTCTCCGTCGATTCCATGAGGCGGCGCATGACCGCGCCCTTGCGACCCCACGGGCAGGCGACGCGTTCCTGGCGCTTGTGGATCGGCCGGTACTCGCCCGCGATCTCGCTCAACTTCCTGCCATCGAGCGCGAGTGCTTCCAGCAGCTGCACGGCGGCGAACATGCCGTCGTAGGCGGGCAGAAAATGCGAGTAGATGAACTCGCCGCGCGCGCCCGCGACCATGTCGACGCCGGTTGCCGACGCCATCATCGCGTGGTGCTCGGTCTTGGTCCAGACCACCTCACCATTCTGCTCGCGCACGCGGTCGGCGACGGCCGCGGCGGTGGTGACCGGGAGTGCGACCTTGCGCACGCCGAGGTGACGGAGCGCGAGCTCGACCACAGCGAGCTGCGCAATGTCGGGCGTGAGCGGCCGCCCCATGTCATCGACCAGGTGGATCACCTCGCCGCCGGGATCGATCCAGAGTCCGACGTCCGCACCGATCGAGCGGACGATGCCGCCCAGGCGCTGCAGCCCGGCAACGAACTCCTCGTCGCTGCGCGAGAGGCGGCCGGGGGCGGCGTACGCATCGAGACTGACACTGTCCGCGCCGAGCGCGCCGAGGATGCCGGGCAGAACGTTGACGGTCGTGCCGTACGCGTAGTCGAGCACGAGGTTGAAGCGGCGTTCCGCAATGCGCTCGCGCGCGACATGGCTCAGGAAATCCTGCTGGTAGCGATCGACGACCCGCGTCGGGAAGTTCAGATCGCCGGTGCCGTCCGGTCCTGCGCGCGGGAAGTCCTCGCGCGCGAACAGCCGCTCGATCGATTGCGTCTTGCCGGGTGGCAGGTCGCGGCCGTCCGCATCGAAGAACAGGATATCGACGACCTTGGGATCGAAGGGGGAGCGACGCACGTGGATCCCGCCTGCCTCGTTGCCGTGATGCACCGCGTGGCGCACGACGGGGATCGGCATGACCTGCAGGTCCTCGACCGCGCAGCCGACCGACATGAAGCCGGTCATGAGTGCGCGGTTGATCATGCGGGAGGCGCGGTCGCTGTCGCGGGACGTCGCAACGAAGGCACCACGATCGAGTGTGGCGCCGTAGGCGCCCGCGAGCCGCGCGGCGATTTCCGGTGTGAGCTCGAAGTTGGGCACGCCGCTGACGCGCGCGCCGGTGAAGAGGCTGCGCTCCCATGCCTCGCCCCAGATGAGCGAGTGCGTGAGTGCGGCGCGCTCCTCGACCACCTTGTCGGGCCAGACCTTGACGTTGGGCCCAACGACGGCGCGCGCACCGACCTCGGCATTGTCGGAGACGATCGTGCGCTCGCGGATCGAGGCACCCGTGCCGATGCGGACACCGGTGCCGCAGACGGCCTCCGAGATGCGCGCCGAAGGTCCGACGCGGCAGTTCTCCCAGAGGACGGTGCCGCGCACATCGGCGCCGGGACCGATCTTCGTTCCCGGGCCGACGATCACGTTCTCCAGGGCTGCGCCCGCGCCAATCTCCACGTTGGCGCCGAGCAGTACGGTGCCGCGGCAGCGGACCTCGCGACCGATCATCGCACCGCGCTCACCCCAGATGGTGCAGCGTCCAGTCGCACGACGTTCACCGCGCAGCCTGAGCTTCACGCGGCCGCGCAGGATGTCGTCATGCGCGCGGCGGTACTCCTCGATGTTGCCGATGTCGCGCCAGTAGCCTTCGGCGACGTGGCCGTAGAGCGCGGCGCGGTCGCGCAGCATCTGCGGGTACAGATCCTTGGAAAAGTCGAAGTTCGTCTTCTCCGGGATGCGCCGCAGCGCCTCGGGCTCGAGCAGATAGATGCCGGTGTTGATCGTGTCGCTGAAGACTTCGCCCCAGGTCGGCTTTTCGAGGAAGCGCTCGATGCGACCCGTCTGCTGATCGACGATCACGATGCCGAACGCGAGGGGGTTCTCCACGGACGTGAGCAGGATCGTGGCCTCGGCGCCGCGCTGCTCGTGCGCCTGCACGGCCTCCGTCAGGTCGAAGTCCGTGAGCACGTCACCGCTGATGACCAGGACGCGCTCGTCGCCGAGCAGGTGTGCAGCGTTGCGAACCGCGCCCGCAGTGCCGTAATCCGCTTCGGCTGTCACGTACTGCATGCGCACACCGAAGTCGCTGCCGTCGCCGAAGTAGGACGTGATGTGGTCGGGCTGAAAATAGAGGATCGAGACGAGATCAGTGACGCCGTGCGCCTTGAGCAGGTCGACGATGTGCTCCATCATCGGTCGGTTGGCGACCGGCACCATGGGTTTCGGGCGGTTGATCGTCAGCGGCTTGAGACGGGTGCCGAAGCCACCCGCCATGATCACGCCTTTCATGTGTTGCTTCACTCGATTCGGAAGGACCGGAAAACCGCCCGTGCAGCGAGCGCAATCGTCGTGCCCGGCAAGGTACCCGCGCGTTGCTGCGCCGGGCAAATCTCTCTTGACTGGCAGGGGGGCCGGCACGCATTCTCCACGTTCCTGCCCTACCTTCAACGTCTGCGGTGATGACGCGCACCAGCACGAAAGCCGCCGCCGAAGCGGCGCTCCGCGAACTGCCTTCAGTCGTTGGCGCCTACGTTCGCGAGGACATCTTCGGCCATCCACGGGAAGTTCACATCCTGGTAACAGCCGGCCCGACGCCCCGTGAGCTTGCGCGCGACGTGCGCGACCTGCTCGAGGAGCGGCTGGGCGTGCCGGTCGATCAGCGGGTGATCAGCATCGCGCAGCTCGCCTGCAGCCCCGTCGAGGCGCTGCCAACCCACCAGCTGCATCAGGCGGACGCCGTCGAAGCGGCGGCGTCCCAGGCGGGCGAGCCCCGGCTCCGGCTCGGGGGGCTGGACGTGGAAGCCGGCAACGGCCGTGTGTCCGTGGCGGCCCGGATGCAGCTCGGTCGCGACGAGCACGTCGGGTGGGGCTCGGAAGTCGAGACCGAACAGGGACGGTTGCGGGCGGGAGCGGCCGCCATTGCGCAGGCGGTCACCCTCGCACTCGGCGAAAGCGGCAGGCTGGAGCTCGAGGCAGCGTCGGTGGTGGAAGCCTTCGGCCGGCAGTACGGGCTGATCTGCACCAATGCCGCATCGCCACGACTGGGGCGGCATCCCATCGCGATGTTCGGTGCGCACCCGCTCGGAAGCGATCCCGTCGAGGCGGGCGCGTATGCTGCTCTGAAATCAGCCAACCGGATCGTCGCATTGCTGCTGCGCAACGGCCGGGCGGCGCGGCGGCCGCGCAGTCGCTGAGTCTCAGGCGCTGGACGCGGCGTCGATCGGTCGCTCGGTCTGCGGGTCGGCCTGGTCGTCGAGCCGCGCAAGCGCAGACAGCTCGCCGATCACCCGCCGCACGACGTCCGCGTTCTCCACGACCATCCCGGCGAAGCGCGTGCGCTCCGCCACACCGATCCACTCCTCCTGCAGCAACTGCCCCGCCCCGATGACGGCACCGACCCTGTTCTTCAGGTCGTGTGTGAGCCGACCCCGCACGCCGGCCAGTCGAGTCTCGCGCTCGGTGAGGCGGGTCTCCATCGCGTGCATGCGTGCCGAGGCGGTCGCCCGGGTGATCACGGCGCACGCGTGAAAAATCCGGCGCGTGGCTTCGAGCATCGCGGTGGCGGCGATGTCGTCGCGATCGCGGGCAGTGAGGTCCACGAATTCGATGAGGACGTCGGCGAGGCAGCGCCACGCGTCGATCGCACTGATGGCATCGACACCGCTCGCATGCAGCGAACGCGCGACGCGCAGCGCCGCAGCACCGAGCGGTGACTCACTCGTGATCGCCGTGGCGGGCGCGGCGATGAAGTCGGCTACACCGCATACTACGGGTGAAGCGTGCGGGACGAGCGCGTCGTACAGGTCGGCGAGCCCGCCGGTGGCCTGTTGCGCGTGATCGTGCGACGGCGAGGTGCCGTCCGTCGCGGCAAGGGTCAGCGGTGACGGCGTGTGTCGACGTACTGCATCGAGCCAGCGCCGCGCGAGGTCCTCGTGCGCCGCGCGGATGCGAGTGCTCAGCTCCCCGATGAACGGACTGCCTTCAGATTCGTGCATGGTCCTGCCTGCTCCACTCGTATGAACCGTCGTCCGGGTCGGACGGGTGTCGCGCGGAGGAAGGCAGGAACCGAGCCAGTCGTCAGGCGGAGGCCGGCAGCAGGGCGGGAAGTGCGCAGTAGTGGGCGCTTTCGGTGCTCGGAATCACCGTCCGACGGCGCGCCAGGGAAGCAAGGGCAGCCGATGTTTCCACCGGATCCGAGCGCAGCCGCTGCGCGATATCCTGGACGGATGCGACACCGGTCTCCTGCAGTGCGAGCCATGCGTAGCGCTCCAGTGGTGCAACCTCGCCCAGCAGCGTGAAGCCGACGTCGTCCACCTCCGCGACGAGCGCGAGGTTGTGACGCCCGAGCACCGCCTCGATCGGGTCGAGGTGGTGGTCGCTCACACCGCGGGCGACGAAGTACGCATCGGCCGGGCGATCGTCGGCCAGGTAGCGAAGCACGAGCTTGGCTACGGCCTCATCGGCGCAGGAGTAGTCGAGGATGACGACCTGTC
Proteins encoded:
- a CDS encoding YpdA family putative bacillithiol disulfide reductase; the protein is MTSEQEPREPWDIIVIGAGPCGIGVGAAAAEHGVRCLLIDKGCVASSIARYPTFMTFFSTADRLEIGGVPFLPTGDKPTRREALRYYQRLVPHFGINVRQYEEVIAVEQRSAGFIVRSRALSGEEHLRAASSIVVATGYFDHPNLLGVPGEQLPKVRHDYREGHDFFQQDVVVVGGGNSAVDAALELHRWGAHVTIVHFLPQLDANIKPWVRPDIEGRLRSGAIDARWSSRIMEIRPESVVIRSKDGATEELSNDFVLAMTGYTPDPSLLRSLGVRIDPLTGIPGHDPDTMETDVPGVFVAGVIVAGNDANKVFIENGRDHGSRIVRRVAERRTD
- the pruA gene encoding L-glutamate gamma-semialdehyde dehydrogenase, giving the protein MVSEFRNEPLTDFTKPENRKAMEQALEQVRGQLGRTWPMIIDGKEITDGPLDEVRSPFDRSIVVGCTVRGTDEHARQAIEAADRAFQAWQHTDPRERAEGLFRTAAKIRERKFELAAWMIYEVSKNWVEADADVAELIDFAEYYGREMLRLADGAPVTQVSGEHNQMRYIPLGVGAIIPPWNFPGAIMGGMTMAAVVTGNTAVLKPAHTSPIIAAIFARLFIEEAGLPPGVVNYITGPGGLLGDTMVDHPRTRFVAFTGSKEIGMRIFERAAKVHPGQVWLKRTILEMGGKDAIVVDETADLDAAADGIVAAAFGFQGQKCSACSRAIIVDKVYDEVLDKVAERTKTLKIGDPREPDTNMGAVIERKAFDKIRSYIELGEKEGRMVLRGESGDGEDGFHIGPTIVADVKPDARVAQEEIFGPVLAFIRARDYDDALDIANGTEFGLTGAVYTLDPERLERARNEFHVGNLYLNRKCTGALVGVQPFGGFNMSGTDSKAGGPDYLILFMQGKSIADRTPGAV
- a CDS encoding Mrp/NBP35 family ATP-binding protein, producing MAIDRDALLAAVRDALSGVENPRTGQDVVSGGHITALEADPDGKVRIQFLLQPEDPGTLVRDVRATAEAVGGVSKVKIDVKLPNAPQPQQRQRQPHSVPAPQPDPQLVRNIEHVIAVSSGKGGVGKSTVAVNLAAALAQKGLRVGLLDADVYGPDVPLMFGEEGRPKVTGAKGEEKIVPLERHGVKLMSLGFLLEPEQPAIMRGPLISGILKQFIEQVEWGELDYLVVDMPPGTGDAQLSLVQTVNVQGAVLVTTPQDVSTGDVRRAVRMFERVRTPLLGIVENMAGMHCPHCGEHIDVFGHGGGAVLARDMHLALLGSVPLDPEVRIAGDEGKPTAISAPDSDAGRAFTAIAEQVIHALEGAVTAQG
- a CDS encoding NifU family protein, whose protein sequence is MSTTARDKIEDVLDSLRPALRSDGGDVEFIDYDEDDGIVQLRLVGACGSCPISTLTLKQGIERRIMLAVPEVTGIVAL
- a CDS encoding sugar phosphate nucleotidyltransferase; protein product: MKGVIMAGGFGTRLKPLTINRPKPMVPVANRPMMEHIVDLLKAHGVTDLVSILYFQPDHITSYFGDGSDFGVRMQYVTAEADYGTAGAVRNAAHLLGDERVLVISGDVLTDFDLTEAVQAHEQRGAEATILLTSVENPLAFGIVIVDQQTGRIERFLEKPTWGEVFSDTINTGIYLLEPEALRRIPEKTNFDFSKDLYPQMLRDRAALYGHVAEGYWRDIGNIEEYRRAHDDILRGRVKLRLRGERRATGRCTIWGERGAMIGREVRCRGTVLLGANVEIGAGAALENVIVGPGTKIGPGADVRGTVLWENCRVGPSARISEAVCGTGVRIGTGASIRERTIVSDNAEVGARAVVGPNVKVWPDKVVEERAALTHSLIWGEAWERSLFTGARVSGVPNFELTPEIAARLAGAYGATLDRGAFVATSRDSDRASRMINRALMTGFMSVGCAVEDLQVMPIPVVRHAVHHGNEAGGIHVRRSPFDPKVVDILFFDADGRDLPPGKTQSIERLFAREDFPRAGPDGTGDLNFPTRVVDRYQQDFLSHVARERIAERRFNLVLDYAYGTTVNVLPGILGALGADSVSLDAYAAPGRLSRSDEEFVAGLQRLGGIVRSIGADVGLWIDPGGEVIHLVDDMGRPLTPDIAQLAVVELALRHLGVRKVALPVTTAAAVADRVREQNGEVVWTKTEHHAMMASATGVDMVAGARGEFIYSHFLPAYDGMFAAVQLLEALALDGRKLSEIAGEYRPIHKRQERVACPWGRKGAVMRRLMESTENEERQLVDGVKIWRDEQTWALVIPHSDKPYFVVTAEAPDEEGASALVDEYTRNVERWRDDI
- a CDS encoding SAM-dependent chlorinase/fluorinase; amino-acid sequence: MPADEQPHPSAPEPADAPARIVLLTDFGTRDGYPAAMRGIVAGISPRASVEDATHDIAPGDVHAAAYVLARYALYQPRGTIHLVVVDPGVGSSRRALAARIDEQHYVAPDNGVLTRVLQRAASARVVELDAAAYRRTEVSTTFHGRDIFAPAAAWLARGVRLEELGPSIQDPILLELPAPRRDGTGIEGVVEYIDRFGNLITSIPADWVDSTARVSIAGREIGALRSTYSDVVPGSLLALTGSDGMLEIAVRNGSAAALLGVERTAVVTVHVAGTAVNHREH